A stretch of the Conger conger chromosome 3, fConCon1.1, whole genome shotgun sequence genome encodes the following:
- the LOC133124793 gene encoding tumor necrosis factor ligand superfamily member 13B-like, which produces MSVELEEFTEEITEAPLPPGRDCDRPRRGRGRRPWVLLALTLTAIVAVCVCVLSFYRVRGLRSELSALRSEVLRNGEQERGSMDQRKAGKPEDGQHSCSGPESHTEAHSPISQQVLQSCLQMIGDSSRSITQRGMYIVLPWQAGLRQGTALQVQDNAILVTEGGIYFLYSQVYYKDKCYLMGHILRRKQRTVGDRPSGDILLKCYQSMDERHPFNTCYTGGIVRLEAGDQIELLIPRPSADVSLDGDGTFFGAVKLV; this is translated from the exons AtgagtgtggagctggaggAGTTCACGGAGGAGATTACGGAGGCTCCCTTGCCCCCTGGCAGGGACTGTGACCGCCcccggcgggggagggggaggaggcccTGGGTGCTCCTGGCGCTAACGCTGACCGCTATCGTGGCGGTCTGCGTGTGCGTCCTTTCCTTCTACCGAGTCCGGGGGCTGAGGTCCGAGCTGTCGGCCCTGCGTTCTGAGGTCCTCCGAAACGGGGAGCAGGAGCGTGGCAGCATGGACCAACGGAAAGCCGGGAAACCGGAGGACGGGCAGCATTCCTGCAGTGGACCAGAATCCCACACCGAGGCGCACAGCCCAATATCACAGCAAG TGCTCCAGTCCTGCCTACAGATGATAGGAGACAGCAGCCGAAGCATCACGCAGAGGG GCATGTATATCGTCCTCCCCTGGCAGGCTGGGCTCCGACAGGGCACCGCGCTGCAGGTACAGGATAATGCCATTCTGGTCACAGAGGGGGGAATCTACTTCCTCTACAGCCAG GTTTATTACAAGGATAAATGCTATCTCATGGGTCACATTCTCCGGAGGAAGCAGAGGACCGTTGGTGACAGGCCGTCGGGGGACATTTTGTTAAAGTGCTATCAGAGCATGGATGAAAGGCATCCCTTCAACACCTGTTACACAGGAG GGATCGTCAGGCTGGAGGCCGGGGACCAGATAGAGCTGCTGATCCCTCGCCCGTCCGCCGACGTGTCGCTGGATGGAGACGGCACCTTTTTCGGCGCTGTCAAACTGGTGTAA
- the abhd13 gene encoding protein ABHD13 yields MEKARRLRGAGERCLLAACSWSWGACRICLLALILTFHLYGGLLLLGLILVSAAGILYKFQDALLYFPDQPPSSRLYVPVPPGVPHENVYVRAKDGVRLNLILLRHAGETPTPGAGPGPAPTPAPTPTIIYFHGNAGNIGHRVPNALLMLVNLKANVVLLDYRGYGKSEGEPSEEGLRLDAEAALDYVMTRPDLDKTKVVLFGRSLGGAVAVRLASENPHRVAAVILENTFLSIPHMAATLFTFLPMGYLPLWCYKNKFLSYRHVAQCRMPSLFVSGLSDQLIPPVMMKQLYELSPSRTKRMAIFPDGTHNDTWQCPGYFAALEQFVKDLLKNHAREEAAGGVASVTII; encoded by the coding sequence ATGGAGAAGGCTCGGAGGCTTCGCGGCGCGGGCGAGCGCTGCCTGCTGGCTGCCTGCTCCTGGTCCTGGGGTGCGTGCCGAATCTGCCTCTTGGCCCTCATTCTCACCTTCCACCTGTACGGcggcctgctgctgctgggccTCATCCTGGTGTCCGCCGCGGGCATCCTCTACAAGTTCCAGGACGCCCTGCTCTACTTCCCCGACCAGCCCCCGTCGTCCCGCCTGTACGTCCCTGTGCCCCCGGGCGTCCCTCACGAGAACGTCTACGTCCGCGCCAAAGACGGTGTTCGCCTCAACCTCATCCTCCTCCGCCACGCCGGTGAAACCCCCACCCCGGGcgccggccccggccccgcccccacgcccgcccccacccccaccatcaTCTACTTCCACGGGAACGCGGGCAACATCGGGCACCGGGTGCCCAACGCCCTGCTGATGCTGGTCAACCTGAAGGCCAACGTGGTCCTGCTGGACTACCGGGGTTATGGGAAGAGTGAGGGCGAGCCCAGCGAGGAGGGCCTTCGGCTGGATGCGGAGGCCGCCCTGGACTACGTCATGACCCGGCCTGACCTGGACAAGACCAAGGTGGTCCTGTTCGGACGCTCCCTGGGCGGGGCGGTGGCGGTTCGACTGGCCTCGGAGAACCCGCACCGAGTGGCGGCCGTTATCCTGGAGAACACCTTCCTCAGCATCCCGCACATGGCGGCCACGCTCTTCACCTTCCTGCCCATGGGCTACCTGCCGCTCTGGTGCTACAAGAACAAGTTCCTGTCGTACCGGCACGTGGCTCAGTGCCGCATGCCCTCGCTGTTCGTCTCAGGCCTGTCGGACCAGCTCATTCCACCGGTCATGATGAAGCAGCTGTACGAGCTGTCGCCCTCGCGGACTAAGCGCATGGCCATCTTCCCCGACGGCACGCACAACGACACCTGGCAGTGCCCGGGCTACTTCGCCGCCCTGGAGCAGTTCGTCAAGGACCTGCTGAAGAACCACGCCCGCGAGGAAGCGGCCGGCGGCGTGGCTAGCGTGACCATCATTTAA
- the lig4 gene encoding DNA ligase 4 — protein sequence MAAALDTKSQSESSVASQVPFHDLCTTLEKIQKSKLRPEKIKCLREFLDSWRKFHAAVHKDNPKTTDSFYPAMRLIVPSFERERMAYGIKENMLAKLYIDVLGLPKNGPEAHKLLNYRAPTTSQGEAGDFALMAYFVLKKRCTNQGNLTIKEVNDFLDSVALNNASKQKDLVKKNLLHLITQSSALEQKWLIRMILKDMKLGMSKEGALHVFHPDAAELYNVTTDLDKVCRQLHDPSVSLSEVSVGLFSAFRPMLAAVANVRQVERQMNHRSFFIETKLDGERMQLHKDGDVYKYFTRNSYEYTQQFGATPLQGSLTPFIHNVFKTNVRNCILDGEMMAYNHTVDAFVQKGTKYDIKKLADDSELQTCFCVFDVLLLNDQKLGNETLKKRNEMLQTVFTPIKGRIQLVHKTEAKTMQEVVDALNEAIDNLEEGIMVKDPLSIYKPDKRGEGWLKLKPEYMDGLMDELDLLIIGGYWGKGRRGGMMSHFLCAVAETPEPGEKPSVFHSFCRIGSGYTMKELYDLGLKLAKHWKVYRKNDPPASILCTTEKPEVYIDPCDSVIIQVKAAEIVDSDMYKTNCSLRFPRIERTREDKEWHQCMTLADLSQYRSKASGKLASRHLFINDDEPQKKKRKIVAKPKKAIGIIDHFKAQDLSGVAKETDMFEDVEFCVMNGNDERSKADLEKGVASCGGIVVQNPGKDTYCVIAAVENMRVKNLVASDQHDVVWATWLLECLERKQVVPWQPRHMIHMSPPTKEHFAKEYDQFGDSYSAETDEQQLKEVFGRIQVKEEDLPSIADVEARYGLDDLPTSMFRPFRVYMDSCSDISDPKTFIQSSCLLTRALEFRFHGGVVEPKLVKGVSHVIVAEETRILQLRTLRRTFTKKFKIVRESWVKDSIKAGHLLNDNDYLV from the coding sequence ATGGCAGCAGCACTGGACACCAAATCACAGTCTGAAAGCTCTGTCGCCTCTCAAGTACCCTTTCATGATTTGTGCACCACtttggaaaaaatacaaaagtccAAACTCAGACCAGagaaaattaagtgtctgagaGAATTCCTGGATTCCTGGAGAAAGTTCCATGCTGCTGTCcacaaggataatccaaaaaccaCAGACTCATTTTACCCAGCCATGCGTCTCATAGTTCCCtcatttgagagagagaggatggcctATGGCATAAAGGAAAACATGCTGGCTAAACTCTACATCGATGTCTTGGGTCTTCCAAAGAATGGGCCTGAAGCTCACAAACTTCTCAATTACCGAGCTCCGACTACATCACAAGGAGAAGCTGGGGATTTTGCCCTTATGGCCTACTTCGTGTTGAAGAAAAGGTGCACAAACCAGGGGAATCTAACCATTAAGGAGGTGAATGACTTCTTGGACTCCGTCGCTCTGAATAATGCGAGTAAGCAGAAAGATCTGGTGAAAAAGAACCTGCTGCACCTGATCACCCAGAGCTCGGCCCTCGAACAGAAGTGGCTGATCCGCATGATTCTCAAAGACATGAAACTGGGGATGAGTAAAGAAGGGGCCTTGCACGTGTTCCACCCCGACGCGGCCGAGCTCTACAATGTCACCACGGACCTGGATAAAGTGTGCCGGCAGCTCCACGACCCTTCCGTGTCCCTCAGCGAGGTGTCTGTCGGGCTCTTCTCAGCTTTTCGGCCAATGCTGGCAGCTGTTGCCAACGTCAGACAAGTGGAGAGACAGATGAACCACCGGAGCTTCTTCATTGAGACCAAGCTGGACGGCGAGCGCATGCAGTTGCACAAGGACGGGGACGTGTACAAGTATTTTACGCGGAACTCCTACGAGTACACGCAGCAGTTTGGGGCCACACCACTACAGGGTTCTCTGACGCCCTTCATTCACAATGTCTTCAAGACAAATGTGAGGAACTGCATCCTGGATGGTGAGATGATGGCGTACAACCACACCGTTGACGCCTTTGTACAGAAAGGCACAAAGTATGACATCAAGAAGTTAGCCGACGATTCTGAACTGCAGACCTGTTTCTGTGTCTTTGACGTCTTGCTGCTCAATGACCAGAAGTTGGGAAATGAGACTCTGAAGAAGCGGAACGAAATGCTTCAGACGGTCTTCACCCCGATAAAGGGCCGGATACAGCTGGTGCACAAAACCGAAGCCAAAACCATGCAAGAAGTAGTGGACGCTCTCAATGAAGCGATTGACAACCTGGAAGAAGGAATCATGGTGAAGGATCCACTGTCCATCTACAAGCCAGACAAACGAGGTGAGGGGTGGCTGAAGCTGAAGCCAGAGTATATGGACGGCCTGATGGACGAACTTGATTTGCTGATCATCGGGGGGTACTGGGGAAAAGGGAGGCGGGGTGGGATGAtgtctcacttcctgtgtgcaGTTGCTGAGACTCCTGAACCTGGAGAGAAGCCATCGGTGTTCCATTCTTTTTGCCGCATTGGTTCAGGTTACACAATGAAGGAGCTTTACGACCTGGGCTTGAAACTGGCTAAGCACTGGAAAGTCTACCGTAAGAATGATCCCCCAGCATCAATCCTGTGTACCACAGAGAAACCAGAGGTGTACATTGACCCTTGTGATTCTGTGATCATTCAGGTTAAAGCGGCCGAAATAGTTGACAGTGACATGTATAAGACAAATTGCTCACTGCGATTTCCCAGGATCGAGAGGACGAGGGAAGATAAGGAATGGCATCAGTGCATGACTTTAGCAGACCTGAGTCAGTACAGGAGCAAGGCTTCTGGGAAGTTGGCATCGAGGCACCTTTTCATCAATGATGATGagccacagaagaagaaacGGAAGATAGTGGCAAAGCCCAAGAAAGCCATCGGGATTATTGATCATTTCAAGGCCCAGGACCTGTCTGGTGTGGCCAAAGAGACTGACATGTTCGAGGATGTGGAGTTCTGTGTAATGAATGGGAACGATGAGCGCTCTAAGGCCGATCTGGAGAAGGGGGTGGCCAGCTGTGGGGGCATCGTGGTCCAGAACCCAGGCAAGGACACCTACTGCGTGATAGCTGCTGTGGAGAACATGAGGGTGAAGAACCTGGTTGCCTCGGACCAGCATGACGTGGTGTGGGCCACCTGGCTGCTTGAGTGCCTGGAGAGGAAGCAGGTTGTTCCATGGCAACCTCGTCACATGATCCACATGTCTCCGCCCACGAAGGAACACTTCGCCAAGGAGTACGACCAGTTCGGGGACAGCTACTCGGCTGAAACGGATGAGCAGCAGCTGAAAGAGGTCTTCGGGAGGATCCAGGTTAAGGAGGAAGATCTGCCTTCCATCGCAGATGTGGAAGCCAGGTACGGCCTGGACGACCTCCCCACAAGCATGTTCAGACCCTTCAGAGTGTACATGGACAGCTGCTCTGACATCAGCGACCCCAAGACCTTCATCCAATCTTCATGCTTGCTCACGCGGGCGCTGGAGTTCCGTTTCcatgggggggtggtggagccCAAACTGGTAAAAGGGGTTTCTCATGTCATTGTTGCCGAGGAAACCAGAATCCTGCAATTAAGAACTCTCAGAAGAACCTTTACCAAGAAGTTTAAGATTGTGAGAGAATCATGGGTGAAGGACTCTATCAAAGCAGGGCATCTGTTGAATGATAATGACTATCTTGTGTAG